In Fusarium falciforme chromosome 9, complete sequence, the following are encoded in one genomic region:
- a CDS encoding Alcohol oxidase 1, with translation MAASYTNSVGTLPDEFDIIVCGGGSCGCVVAGRLANLDHNLKVLLIEAGESNLNNPWVFRPGIYPRNMKLDSKTASFYESRPSKWLAGRKAVVPCAHILGGGSSINFMMYTRASASDYDDFQAEGWTTEELLPLMRKHETYQRASQNREIHGTEGPIKVSFGNYTYPIKDDFLRAAESQGIPTVDDLQDLTTGHGAEHWLKWINRDTGRRSDSAHAYVHATRAVHSNLYLACNTKVDKVIIENGRAVGVQTVPTKPLHPGQLQTRTFRARKQIVVSGGTLSSPLILQRSGIGDPKKLRAAGVKPIVDLPGVGLNFQDHYLTFSVYRAKPETESFDDFVRGDPDVQKKVFDEWHLKGTGPLATNGIEAGVKIRPTQEELRDFERWPTPHFTDGWKSYFQNKPDKPVMHYSVIAGWFGDHMLMPPGKFFTMFHFLEYPFSRGFTHIKSADPYETPDFDAGFMNDERDMAPMVWGYIKSRETARRMDAYAGEVENMHPFFSYDSPARAHDLDLATTKQYALPGNLTAGIGHGSWSSPLPECDRKPGAQILNSNKAHIREELKYSKEDIEAVEEWVKRHVESTWHCLGTCSMAPKEGNSIVKHGVLDERLNVHGVKGLKVADLSICPDNVGCNTYSTALLIGEKAAMLVAEDLGYSGDALNMTVPTYNAPGELAVRYRL, from the exons ATGGCCGCATCGTACACGAACAGCGTCGGCACCCTGCCCGATGAGTTCGACATCATCGTGTGCGGTGGTGGCAGCTGCGGATGTGTAGTCGCGGGGCG ACTTGCCAACCTTGACCATAACCTCAAGGTTTTGCTCATTGAGGCTGGAGAGAGCAACTTGAACAACCCTTGGGTCTTCCGTCCTGGAATCTACCCCCGGAACATGAAGTTGGACTCCAAGACTGCTTCTTTCTATGAGTCTCGTCCTTCAAAGTGGCTGGCTGGTCGCAAG GCCGTTGTGCCATGTGCTCACATCCTCGGTGGTGGTTCATCAATCAACTTTATGATGTACACCCGTGCCAGTGCATCTGATT ATGATGACTTCCAGGCCGAGGGCTGGACCACTGAGGAACTCCTTCCTCTCATGAGGAAGCATGAGACCTACCAGCGAGCTTCTCAGAACCGTGAGATTCACGGAACTGAGGGTCCCATCAAGGTTTCTTTTGGAAACTACAC ATACCCCATCAAGGATGACTTCCTCCGGGCTGCCGAGTCCCAGGGAATCCCTACCGTGGATGATCTCCAGGATCTCACTACTGGCCACGGTGCGGAGCACTGGCTCAAGTGGATCAACAGAGACAC GGGCCGTCGATCCGACAGCGCTCACGCCTACGTCCATGCCACCCGCGCCGTCCACAGCAACCTGTACCTGGCCTGCAACACCAAGGtcgacaaggtcatcatTGAGAACGGCCGTGCCGTTGGTGTCCAGACCGTCCCCACCAAGCCCCTGCACCCAGGCCAGCTCCAGACCCGAACCTTCCGTGCCCGCAAGCAGATCGTCGTCTCTGGCGGAACCCTCTCCTCGCCTCTGATCCTCCAGCGCTCTGGTATCGGTGACCCCAAGAAGCTCCGCGCCGCTGGTGTCAAGCCCATCGTCGACCTTCCTGGTGTGGGACTCAACTTCCAGGACCACTACCTCACCTTCTCAGTGTACAGGGCTAAGCCTGAGACTGAGAGTTTCGACGACTTTGTCAGGGGTGATCCTGACGTTCAGAAGA AGGTCTTTGATGAGTGGCACCTCAAGGGAACTGGCCCTCTTGCCACCAACGGCATTGAAGCCGGTGTCAAGATCCGTCCCACACAGGAGGAGCTTAGGGACTTTGAGCGCTGGCCCACCCCCCACTTCACCGACGGATGGAAGTCCTACTTCCAGAACAAGCCTGACAAGCCCGTCATGCACTACAGTGTCATTGCCGGCTGGTTCGGTGACCACATGCTCAT GCCCCCTGGCAAGTTCTTCACCATGTTCCACTTCCTCGAGTACCCCTTCTCTCGTGGATTCACCCACATCAAGTCTGCCGATCCCTATGAGACTCCCGACTTTGATGCTGGTTTCATGAACGATGAGCGTGATATGGCACCCATGGTCTGGGGCTACATCAAGTCTCGTGAGACAGCCCGACGCATGGATGCCTATGCCGGTGAAGTCGAGAACATG CACCCATTCTTCAGCTACGACAGCCCCGCTCGTGCTCacgaccttgaccttgctaCCACCAAGCAATACGCCCTCCCCGGCAACCTTACCGCCGGTATTGGCCATGGaagctggtcttctcctctccccgAGTGCGACAGGAAGCCCGGTGCCCAGATCCTGAACTCCAACAAGGCTCACATCcgcgaggagctcaagtACAGCAAGGAAGACatcgaggccgtcgaggagTGGGTCAAGCGCCACGTCGAGTCCACCTGGCACTGCCTCGGAACCTGCTCCATGGCACCCAAGGAGGGCAACAGCATCGTCAAGCACGGCGTGCTCGACGAGAGACTCAACGTCCACGGCGTCAAGGGTCTCAAGGTTGCCGATCTCTCCATCTGCCCCGACAACGTCGGCTGCAACACCTACTCGACTGCCCTTCTCATCGGTGAGAAGGCTGCCATGCTCGTGGCTGAGGATCTCGGCTACTCTGGCGATGCTCTCAACATGACCGTGCCCACATATAATGCCCCCGGAGAGCTTGCCGTTCGATATCGTCTTTAA
- a CDS encoding Amidohydro-3 domain-containing protein: protein MSTTLFVNGRILTSAGAGLNGTAQFSDCMLVRRDKIAAVGTREEIGHVEDAEIRDLEQKIVLPSFIDGHMHLLLLGQSLRKVDLSHCKTLDDIRSVIRDYAVANPDTPTILCKGWRNWMTPDGVTAAMLDDIDPRPIFIDAGSLHSCWCNTSALEQLNVADMPDPAGGKIHRNADGKPSGLLDEGAMMSIIWPFQASSSPKEERIEAIRAAVQEYNAAGYTGAVEMAMDEDAWDALITLYKAQPDLSLRVSAYWLIKPTADLEQNSKQVQRAIELSRIYNSTTSPDVRLVGIKVITDGIVDACTAYLSEPYCTADKPPPIWEPEHLEPVVKEADAGGLQIALHAIGDGAVKMAIDALEKHATPGRRHRIEHLELTSPEDAKRLGKLGLTASIQPIHADPTALVEWPRLLGEERYERAFAYREFADGGALMAIGTDSPTSPYSPLHNFQVAINRKSSKDPACQTVIHEHFRLGLCETFVAASEGAARSVFLEDRTGSLEVGKLADFIVVDMEWNREDLLQGKVKETYYSGRKVFG from the coding sequence ATGTCAACCACCTTGTTCGTCAATGGTCGCATCTTGACCAGTGCTGGGGCAGGCCTCAATGGCACGGCCCAGTTCTCGGACTGCATGCTTGTGCGAAGGGACAAGATCGCCGCTGTCGGAACTCGAGAGGAGATCGGACATGTCGAAGACGCAGAGATTCGCGATCTTGAGCAGAAGATTGTGCTTCCCAGCTTCATCGACGGACACATGCATCTTTTGCTACTTGGTCAATCCCTACGAAAAGTCGATCTGAGCCATTGCAAGACCCTCGACGATATTCGATCCGTTATTCGAGATTATGCTGTCGCCAACCCTGATACCCCGACTATTCTGTGCAAAGGATGGAGGAATTGGATGACTCCTGATGGAGTAACGGCCGCGATGCTTGACGATATCGATCCGAGACCTATATTTATCGACGCTGGTTCTCTTCACTCATGTTGGTGCAATACTTCTGCGCTTGAACAGCTCAATGTGGCGGATATGCCTGATCCTGCTGGAGGCAAGATTCATCGGAATGCTGATGGAAAGCCTTCTGGCCTCTTGGACGAAGGCGCTATGATGTCCATCATCTGGCCCTTCCAAGCTAGCTCTTCTCCCAAGGAGGAGCGCATCGAGGCTATCCGCGCGGCTGTGCAAGAGTACAATGCCGCAGGTTACACTGGAGCTGTGGAAATGGCCATGGATGAAGATGCTTGGGATGCCCTCATCACCTTATACAAAGCCCAGCCAGATCTTTCACTTCGCGTGTCAGCGTATTGGTTAATCAAGCCGACGGCCGATCTCGAACAGAACTCCAAGCAAGTACAGCGAGCGATCGAACTGAGCCGGATATACAACTCAACAACAAGCCCCGATGTCCGTCTCGTTGGAATCAAGGTTATTACAGATGGAATCGTTGATGCTTGCACTGCGTACCTGTCAGAGCCATACTGTACCGCAGACAAACCGCCACCTATTTGGGAGCCTGAGCATTTGGAACCAGTCGTCAAGGAAGCTGATGCTGGTGGACTACAAATCGCGCTTCACGCTATTGGAGACGGAGCAGTCAAAATGGCCATCGATGCCCTCGAGAAGCACGCTACCCCTGGTCGACGGCATCGAATCGAACATCTGGAGCTTACTTCTCCCGAAGACGCAAAGAGACTTGGAAAGCTCGGGTTGACAGCTTCAATCCAGCCTATCCACGCAGATCCCACCGCCCTCGTCGAGTGGCCTCGACTGTTAGGAGAAGAACGATACGAACGAGCGTTTGCGTACAGAGAATTCGCAGACGGTGGTGCCCTCATGGCCATTGGAACAGACAGCCCAACATCCCCCTACTCACCCCTTCACAACTTCCAAGTCGCCATCAACCGAAAGTCCTCCAAGGACCCAGCTTGCCAAACCGTGATACATGAGCACTTTCGGTTAGGTCTCTGTGAGACGTTTGTGGCTGCTTCCGAGGGAGCGGCGCGGAGTGTGTTTTTGGAGGATCGGACGGGGAGCTTGGAGGTGGGCAAGTTGGCGGATTTTATTGTTGTTGATATGGAGTGGAATAGGGAGGATTTGTTGCAGGGTAAGGTTAAGGAGACCTATTATAGCGGGAGAAAAGTTTTTGGATAA